In Littorina saxatilis isolate snail1 linkage group LG8, US_GU_Lsax_2.0, whole genome shotgun sequence, a single genomic region encodes these proteins:
- the LOC138974584 gene encoding uncharacterized protein — translation MVSGSDPGFTCPEFVEEGSDLVCDCTLPGDVISAVLTWVGQSATSRLRVDNVSIAQNGTQYACQMTSGGVTTTALYTLQVAYGPDNQHINITGTSPFPTNGTGTLTLTCSATEVNPAPSYTWSGVTCDNGNQGNVCQFRPQPIKDDGKRLACVAASTFVGALGVKTGNSIFNVELLYPPTTAPAVTTVDGSDFLRRGDVIKCTVRGGKPHVSSVNFFCSSPPLSDMSDVTDNVTGVTSVISSLTVDTGGAESSTMMCFCLASWQPEELLYTRSTTTVLPIEYKASVKNFTLNGAMTSLTITENDVRTIIVSCSAQGRPTPNITISKMGAEQTVIHPSNTVTSASMTLSDVTCESTGVYVCTVSNGLSSPGQEIVTLNVLCAPKAPNSDSRSENIQNPPSLIREGLSFIVTANPTPDNFTYTPFNVTSEKNVTTVSRETTGTTAVNGQFRTKCTKTGGVDYSATCVIRPVSVTAADLGVYSVTVSNHLGSYDFYFTVPSEIIGSSSVLPSLGSDDDGVPIAAVAGGAVGGILVVAVVVVVVFLIARKKEKQPDRKLDTNSRLRPRGRLEDEDDFEGHINEAYVSADTLDLADSKTNKPQKTRSAAEISVTSHTYEDVNENVSPDVSYASPLELNLASAMKKPDRKRASRVSFKLDHGEDTYASMDDSESREENNVEAKNLAFAGDYAVPDFETQFDNSKSKLDERGDDSVSGDYAEIGIDTPRQKSVEKPPETFVIEQVVPVEMHAEGIRGPLGDIYSRIKKTPKAPKSNKITPENAANGVCSDATVNLSPDISNHQLGSNHTEGNSDNQTRRSSHVEEQSKGGNAVVKGRSDVHLNERLEVNGVDSEAPENQGLGSR, via the exons ATGG TGTCTGGCAGTGACCCAGGATTCACATGTCCGGAATTCGTGGAGGAAGGGTCCGATCTAGTCTGCGACTGCACCCTCCCTGGTGACGTCATCTCTGCTGTGCTGACGTGGGTCGGACAGTCTGCGACGTCACGACTGAGGGTCGATAACGTCAGCATAGCACAGAACGGCACGCAGTATGCATGTCAGATGACGTCTGGAGGCGTGACGACTACTGCCCTGTACACGCTGCAAGTTGCAT ACGGCCCAGATAACCAACACATCAACATAACCGGAACGTCACCTTTCCCAACCAACGGCACAGgtaccttgaccttgacctgttCAGCTACAGAGGTCAACCCGGCTCCAAGTTACACGTGGAGCGGCGTGACCTGTGACAACGGTAACCAAGGCAACGTGTGCCAATTCAGACCTCAGCCAATCAAAGACGACGGGAAGCGGCTGGCGTGCGTTGCTGCGAGCACGTTTGTTGGAGCTTTGGGTGTGAAGACTGGGAATTCCATTTTCAACGTAGAATTGTTGT ATCCCCCGACTACAGCTCCCGCCGTGACGACAGTGGATGGCAGCGACTTCTTACGACgtggtgacgtcatcaaatgtacTGTCAGAGGTGGAAAACCGCACGTTTCATCCGTCAACTTCTTCTGCAGCTCCCCTCCGCTGTCGGACATGAGTGACGTCACGGACAACGTCACTGGTGTGACGTCAGTCATCAGTTCACTGACTGTGGACACAGGAGGTGCCGAATCTTCAACGATGATGTGTTTCTGTCTAGCGTCGTGGCAACCGGAGGAATTGTTGTATACCCGGTCTACCACAACAGTGCTTCCAATAGAAT ACAAGGCTTCAGTCAAAAACTTCACCCTCAATGGAGCGATGACGTCACTTACCATCACAGAAAACGATGTCAGAACGATCATCGTCAGCTGCTCAGCGCAAGGTCGCCCCACTCCCAACATCACCATCTCAAAAATGGGCGCAGAGCAAACAGTAATTCATCCCTCCAACACGGTGACGTCAGCAAGTATGACGTTGTCTGACGTCACGTGTGAGAGCACCGGAGTCTACGTGTGCACAGTCAGCAATGGATTGTCCAGCCCGGGTCAAGAGATCGTCACACTGAATGTTCTGT GTGCCCCAAAAGCTCCTAACAGCGACAGCAGATCGGAAAACATACAAAATCCACCATCCCTGATCAGGGAGGGTCTGTCTTTCATCGTGACTGCAAACCCCACGCCGGATAACTTCACCTACACGCCTTTCAACGTCACATCCGAAAAAAACGTCACCACCGTTTCAAGAGAG ACTACAGGTACCACTGCGGTAAACGGGCAGTTCAGAACCAAGTGCACGAAGACAGGAGGCGTGGATTACAGTGCCACCTGTGTTATACGGCCTGTGTCCGTCACTGCTGCGGATCTCGGCGTGTATTCTGTGACCGTCAGCAACCATCTTGGAAGCTACGATTTCTACTTCACCGTGCCGTCAGAAATTA TTGGATCGTCATCGGTACTTCCATCACTTGGATCCGATGATGATGGGGTGCCCATTGCTGCTGTTGCAGGAGGGGCCGTCGGTGGTATTCTcgtcgttgctgttgttgtcgtcgtcgtgtTCCTAATAGCgaggaagaaagagaagcaGCCTGATC GGAAGCTTGACACAAATTCACGTCTGCGTCCACGAGGAAGACTGGAAGATGAAGATG ATTTCGAGGGGCATATCAACGAAGCCTACGTCAGCGCAGACACCCTTGACCTTGcagacagcaaaacaaacaagccaCAGAAGACACGCTCCGCCGCCGAGATCTCCGTGACGTCACACACCTACGAAGACGTCAACGAAAACGTCTCGCCTGACGTCAGCTACGCGTCACCATTGGAACTCAATCTGGCGTCCGCCATGAAAAAGCCGGACAGGAAGAGAGCATCACGAGTGTCCTTTAAGCTCGACCATGGCGAGGACACATACGCCAGCATGGATGACTCGGAATCGAGAGAAGAAAATAACGTTGAAGCGAAAAATCTTGCCTTTGCTGGCGATTATGCCGTTCCAGACTTTGAGACACAGTTCGACAACTCCAAAAGCAAACTGGACGAAAGGGGAGATGACTCAGTGAGCGGTGATTATGCGGAAATTGGCATCGACACACCAAGGCAGAAATCAGTAGAAAAGCCGCCTGAAACCTTTGTGATCGAACAGGTCGTTCCCGTTGAAATGCACGCTGAAGGTATCAGAGGTCCTCTAGGTGATATTTACAGCCGAATCAAGAAGACTCCTAAAGCTCCCAAAAGTAACAAAATAACTCCAGAAAACGCTGCAAACGGCGTGTGCAGCGACGCAACAGTAAATCTTTCACCTGACATTTCCAACCACCAACTAGGTTCGAATCACACTGAAGGAAATAGTGATAATCAGACTCGTCGAAGCTCACACGTTGAAGAGCAAAGTAAGGGAGGAAACGCTGTAGTTAAAGGCAGGAGTGACGTCCATTTGAATGAACGGTTGGAAGTTAACGGTGTGGACTCAGAAGCGCCAGAGAATCAAGGACTTGGTTCGCGTTAA